In one window of Procambarus clarkii isolate CNS0578487 chromosome 63, FALCON_Pclarkii_2.0, whole genome shotgun sequence DNA:
- the LOC138354563 gene encoding adhesive plaque matrix protein-like encodes MPPHRGAASKRTHMEAGKGAEVCTETRPKAAKDEPIPFNIFLLVYPASYGSLLVYPASYGSLLVYPASYGSLLVYPASYGSLLVYPASYGSLLVYPASYGSLLVYPASYGSLLVYPASYGSLLVYPASYGSLLVYPASYRSLLVYPASYGSLLVYPASYGSLLVYPASYGSLLVYPASYGSLLVYPASYGSLLVYPASYGSLLVYPASYGSLLVYPASYESLLVYPASYESLLVYSASYESLLVYPASYGSLFIYLVSLGGLLIYPASYESLLIYPASNGSLLVYPASYGSYSSTPPATAVYSSTPPATRVYSSTPVSYDCPVIYPASYDSLLIYPASYDSLLRQV; translated from the exons CCAATTCCCTTTAatatctt TCTACTCGTCTACCCTGCTAGCTACGGAAGTCTACTCGTCTACCCTGCTAGCTACGGAAGTCTACTCGTCTACCCTGCTAGCTACGGAAGTCTACTCGTCTACCCTGCTAGCTACGGAAGTCTACTCGTCTACCCTGCTAGCTACGGAAGTCTACTCGTCTACCCTGCTAGCTACGGAAGTCTACTCGTCTACCCTGCTAGCTACGGAAGTCTACTCGTCTACCCTGCTAGCTACGGAAGTCTACTCGTCTACCCTGCTAGCTACGGAAGTCTACTCGTCTACCCTGCTAGCTACCGGAGTCTACTCGTCTACCCTGCTAGCTACGGAAGTCTACTCGTCTACCCTGCCAGCTACGGCAGTCTACTCGTCTACCCCGCCAGCTACGGCAGTCTACTCGTCTACCCCGCCAGCTACGGCAGTCTACTCGTCTACCCCGCCAGCTACGGCAGTCTGCTCGTCTACCCCGCCAGCTACGGGAGTCTACTCGTCTACCCCGCCAGCTACGGGAGTCTACTCGTCTACCCCGCCAGCTACGAGAGTCTACTCGTCTACCCCGCCAGCTACGAGAGTCTACTCGTCTACTCCGCCAGCTACGAGAGTCTACTCGTCTACCCCGCTAGCTACGGGAGTCTATTCATCTACCTCGTCAGCTTGGGGGGTCTACTTATCTACCCCGCCAGCTACGAGAGTCTACTCATCTACCCCGCCAGCAACGGGAGTCTACTCGTCTATCCCGCCAGCTATGGGAGTTACTCATCTACCCCGCCAGCTACGGCAGTCTACTCATCTACCCCGCCAGCTACGAGAGTCTACTCATCTACCCCCGTCAGCTACGACTGTCCAGTCATCTACCCCGCCAGCTACGACAGTCTACTCATCTACCCCGCCAGCTACGACAGTCTACTCCGCCAGGTTTGA
- the LOC123769601 gene encoding uncharacterized protein: MPVVTVPMSVVTLSMTVVTLPMPVVTLSMSVVTLPMPVVTVPMSVVTLHMHVVTLPMSVVTLPMHVVTLPMYVVTLPMHVVTLPMTIVTLPMTVVALPMHVVTLPMTVVTLPMHVVTLPMTVVTLPMHVVTLPMSVVTLPMTVVALPMHVVTLPRTVVTLPMHVVTLPMTVVTLPMHVVTLPMTVVTLPMHVVTLPMHVVTLPMTVVTLPMHVVTLPMHVVTLPMTVVTLPMTVVTLPMHVVTLPMHIVTLPMIVVTLPMHVVTLPMTVVTLPMHVVTLPMTVVTLPMHVVTLPMTVVTLPMTVVTLPMHVVTLPMTVVTLPMHVVTLPMTVVTLPMHVVTLPMTVVTLPMHVVTLPMNLVTLPMTVVTLPMHVVTLPMTVVTLPMTVVTLPMHVVVTGGGGNSSILSIIPPSS, from the coding sequence ATGCCTGTTGTAACTGTACCCATGTCTGTTGTAACTCTGTCCATGACTGTTGTAACTCTACCCATGCCTGTTGTAACTCTGTCCATGTCTGTTGTAACTCTACCCATGCCTGTTGTAACTGTACCCATGTCTGTTGTAACTCTACACATGCATGTTGTAACTCTACCCATGTCTGTTGTAACTCTACCCATGCATGTTGTAACTCTACCCATGTATGTTGTAACTCTACCCATGCATGTTGTAACTCTACCCATGACTATTGTAACTCTACCCATGACTGTTGTAGCTCTACCCATGCATGTTGTAACTCTACCCATGACTGTTGTAACTCTACCCATGCATGTTGTAACTCTACCCATGACTGTTGTAACTCTACCCATGCATGTTGTAACTCTACCCATGTCTGTTGTAACTCTACCCATGACTGTTGTAGCTCTACCCATGCATGTTGTAACTCTACCCAGGACTGTTGTAACTCTACCCATGCATGTTGTAACTCTACCCATGACTGTTGTAACTCTACCCATGCATGTTGTAACTCTACCCATGACTGTTGTAACTCTACCCATGCATGTTGTAACTCTACCCATGCATGTTGTAACTCTACCCATGACTGTTGTAACTCTACCCATGCATGTTGTAACTCTACCCATGCATGTTGTAACTCTACCCATGACTGTTGTAACTCTACCCATGACTGTTGTAACTCTACCCATGCATGTTGTAACTCTACCCATGCATATTGTAACTCTACCCATGATTGTTGTAACTCTACCCATGCATGTTGTAACTCTACCCATGACTGTTGTAACTCTACCCATGCATGTTGTAACTCTACCCATGACTGTTGTAACTCTACCCATGCATGTTGTAACTCTACCCATGACTGTTGTAACTCTACCCATGACTGTTGTAACTCTACCCATGCATGTTGTAACTCTACCCATGACTGTTGTAACTCTACCCATGCATGTTGTAACTCTACCCATGACTGTTGTAACTCTACCCATGCATGTTGTAACTCTACCCATGACTGTTGTAACTCTACCCATGCATGTTGTAACTCTACCCATGAATCTTGTAACTCTACCCATGACTGTTGTAACTCTACCCATGCATGTTGTAACTCTACCCATGACTGTTGTAACTCTACCCATGACTGTTGTAACTCTACCCATGCATGttgttgtaacggggggtgggggaaatagctctatcttgtccattattccaccctccagttaa